A region from the Coffea eugenioides isolate CCC68of chromosome 9, Ceug_1.0, whole genome shotgun sequence genome encodes:
- the LOC113782893 gene encoding uncharacterized protein LOC113782893 has product MDEHDDVGSVASVADFSTVTVTMPSGDETLMGNMACEGQVDEQSYNGGDGEEIMIEVVGSDVLVDGVSGHSDGLGRVMESFANEVVVGGDIGSREVGDLGGQLWDDRTHTVVEGFQDFPQMLDDTSGEVVGGEEVEVTPGLSGEQTNVDVAQRVEASATDEGEGVLVEGKVVEETELVDGGDKAMGDIEQDTGVLDDEVWNPGIDTIVASSCTEADREQDRVGQKEASKMNEEGDTGRSDEVLDGGVTRSSLQTLGKDQISAVEMTISEACDKDTSSHASAEFNNDPAEDVLGRHLGVATAEESLVPGTAGTETIANDQILHSSGEGQAIEDDKAADNIASQGNMGAETLPFSERPDENVDGGVASVVSSVSLTDSLNTVGEDTFRGTKVGAGSKSEAVAGMEPECSIRKTENVEEGEIPAGGNFQDSGVEPEAPLSDEKSESISHAQDVLKEEKVRGSHGDAHAAPEPSVEQSLVVERGEWIGMDIDEVLDFKDEALLMDAPDPSLCPVRNTEEHSEKPVMTPDPGDSAAKATSLGDDSHLKDIKPNLDFRGDDEVVKSDSEISKEHGQVATEYAEVINQKKGANFSEVSGGNEPVQKNEQLNTLDVIDGDEKEVALESSSVSCSEQNGNAVPMEASVESQVAVEVPVCDAIDRRPLLTELDENIEKEGVNKGEGSFLNSDTKEGAKVEVSNATFQRIDSNAEVTMSIQGDKAEVVAQISETLSHEVQVDQTKDTLNQGAYASLSNAQDSDRSEGAGVSECLHGEVDIGSHETFQPNGDQTNRTAESGTVSQLVESKSGCCQTNGNDVVQIDIPNDLMQVDIPDTKSLEDQKDIGVGEQYQHDGQVDHKEQDLSSPENASETDPTERMEEKTEKLPSLLSIHQAGYFSPPQNENEFSITDLVWGKVRSHPWWPGQISDPADASEKAVKYYKKDCFLVAYFGDRTFAWNDASLLKPFRPHFSQIEKQSNSEAFQNAVSCALDEVKRRVELGLACSCIPRDAYEKIEYQIVENTGIREESSRRKGVDKTTGADSFEPDKLLQYMRSLAESPFCSVDRLELVLAQAQLTAFCHFKGYREPPVFKGRDATFERDAMTLALNDAVDESVPVSNDEEQLPSSHKRKQNLKDSVHTRKERSLSELMSDREYSPDSEDYSEGKALSKSGKKRKAVDSLNDGSDRRITFYAAKVSTTSSSPKPSFKVGDCIRRVASQLTGSAPILKGHNDQTGTDASLLANEESQQGLTVVSSEISSLEEMLAQLQLAARDPKKGYSFLSNIIIFFSGFRNSIVRKHTSVGRPGGSRKRKANHTIGGSTEEFEFDDVNDSYWTDRIVQNYSEEQLLQNNENGETDYQLVVSEPTKAHKSGRRSQSRKRYSTGNYEMSADEQPEDADRKKIEISPAELILTFSEGDRLPSEINLNKMFRRFGALKEYETEVDRDSHRARVIFKRGADAEAARSSAGRINIFGSMVVGYQLSYSSSTTSSTLPLLMLQGSEDAT; this is encoded by the coding sequence ATGGACGAGCATGATGATGTGGGTTCAGTAGCTAGTGTTGCAGACTTTTCTACTGTGACTGTTACTATGCCTAGTGGTGATGAAACCCTGATGGGAAATATGGCTTGTGAGGGACAGGTAGATGAGCAATCTTATAATGGGGGAGATGGAGAGGAGATAATGATAGAGGTTGTGGGTTCTGATGTCCTTGTTGATGGTGTGAGCGGTCATAGTGATGGTTTGGGAAGAGTTATGGAGTCTTTTGCAAATGAAGTTGTGGTAGGGGGCGATATTGGGTCAAGAGAAGTTGGGGATTTGGGTGGCCAACTGTGGGATGATAGGACTCATACTGTGGTTGAAGGGTTTCAGGATTTTCCGCAGATGTTGGATGATACATCTGGGGAGGTTGTTGGTGGGGAGGAAGTTGAGGTGACTCCAGGTTTATCTGGTGAGCAAACAAACGTGGATGTTGCACAGAGGGTAGAGGCGAGTGCTACAGATGAGGGAGAGGGTGTGTTGGTTGAGGGGAAGGTGGTAGAGGAAACAGAATTGGTTGATGGAGGTGATAAAGCAATGGGGGATATAGAACAAGACACTGGTGTTTTGGATGATGAGGTCTGGAATCCTGGAATCGATACTATTGTTGCATCTTCATGTACTGAAGCAGATCGCGAGCAAGACAGAGTAGGTCAGAAGGAAGCTTCTAAAATGAATGAAGAAGGCGATACAGGTCGGAGTGATGAAGTTCTGGATGGTGGTGTAACTAGGAGCAGTTTACAGACTCTGGGGAAAGATCAAATTTCTGCGGTTGAGATGACAATTTCAGAGGCTTGTGATAAAGATACTTCGAGTCATGCAAGTGCTGAATTTAATAATGATCCAGCAGAAGATGTTCTTGGCAGGCATTTGGGGGTGGCTACTGCAGAAGAAAGCTTAGTTCCTGGCACTGCAGGTACAGAGACTATTGCAAATGATCAAATTCTTCATTCTTCTGGAGAGGGTCAGGCAATAGAGGATGACAAGGCTGCTGACAACATTGCAAGTCAAGGTAATATGGGAGCAGAGACATTGCCTTTTTCTGAGCGGCCTGATGAAAATGTTGATGGTGGAGTTGCATCAGTTGTTAGCAGTGTCTCCTTAACTGACAGCTTAAATACTGTTGGAGAGGATACTTTCAGAGGCACAAAGGTTGGTGCAGGATCAAAGAGTGAGGCTGTTGCAGGAATGGAACCTGAGTGTTCTATTAGAAAAACTGAAAATGTTGAAGAGGGAGAAATTCCTGCTGGTGGGAATTTTCAGGACTCTGGTGTTGAGCCTGAAGCTCCACTTTCTGATGAAAAAAGTGAGAGCATAAGCCACGCACAAGATGTTTTGAAGGAGGAAAAAGTACGTGGAAGTCATGGGGATGCTCATGCTGCACCAGAGCCATCAGTTGAGCAGTCTTTGGTTGTTGAAAGAGGAGAATGGATTGGAATGGACATTGACGAGGTACTGGATTTCAAAGATGAAGCACTTCTCATGGATGCTCCTGATCCAAGTTTATGTCCTGTACGAAATACTGAAGAACATTCTGAGAAGCCAGTAATGACGCCTGACCCTGGAGACAGTGCTGCGAAGGCCACCAGCCTTGGAGATGACTCTCATTTGAAGGATATCAAGCCTAATTTAGATTTCAGAGGAGATGATGAAGTTGTGAAATCAGATTCGGAAATCTCCAAAGAGCATGGACAGGTGGCCACAGAATATGCTGaagtaataaatcaaaaaaaaggTGCAAACTTCAGTGAAGTTTCAGGTGGGAATGAACCTGTGCAAAAGAATGAGCAGTTAAACACATTGGATGTCATTGATGGGGATGAAAAGGAAGTTGCCTTGGAGTCAAGTTCAGTCTCATGTAGTGAACAAAATGGTAATGCTGTTCCCATGGAAGCCTCTGTTGAGTCTCAGGTGGCTGTGGAGGTTCCTGTATGTGATGCTATAGACAGGAGGCCTCTTTTAACAGAATTAGATGAAAACATTGAGAAAGAGGGTGTAAACAAGGGTGAAGGCAGTTTTTTAAACAGTGATACTAAAGAAGGTGCTAAAGTGGAAGTATCTAATGCTACTTTTCAAAGAATAGACTCAAATGCTGAGGTTACGATGTCCATTCAAGGTGATAAAGCAGAGGTAGTTGCTCAAATAAGTGAAACACTCTCACATGAGGTGCAGGTTGATCAGACTAAAGATACATTAAATCAAGGAGCTTATGCTTCTCTCTCTAATGCTCAAGATTCTGATCGATCTGAAGGCGCAGGTGTTTCTGAATGTCTCCATGGCGAGGTTGATATTGGCAGTCATGAAACTTTTCAGCCAAATGGGGATCAAACCAATAGAACAGCAGAATCTGGTACAGTGTCTCAGTTGGTTGAAAGCAAAAGTGGATGCTGCCAGACCAATGGTAATGACGTGGTGCAGATTGATATTCCTAATGATCTGATGCAGGTTGATATTCCAGATACTAAGTCTTTAGAGGACCAGAAAGATATAGGAGTTGGAGAACAGTACCAGCATGATGGACAGGTTGACCATAAAGAGCAAGATTTATCAAGTCCAGAAAATGCTTCTGAGACGGACCCAACAGAAAGAATGgaagagaaaacagaaaagCTTCCAAGCTTGCTGAGTATACATCAAGCTGGATATTTTTCGCCACCACAGAATGAAAATGAATTCTCCATAACAGATTTAGTCTGGGGAAAAGTCAGAAGCCATCCTTGGTGGCCTGGACAAATATCTGATCCTGCTGATGCTTCAGAGAAGGCAGTCAAATATTACAAAAAGGACTGTTTTCTCGTAGCATATTTTGGAGACCGAACTTTTGCTTGGAATGATGCATCTCTACTAAAGCCCTTCCGGCCGCATTTCTCTCAGATAGAGAAGCAAAGTAACTCAGAAGCATTTCAAAATGCTGTCAGCTGTGCTTTGGATGAGGTTAAAAGGCGTGTTGAGCTAGGTCTAGCCTGCTCTTGTATACCAAGAGATGCATATGAAAAGATTGAATATCAGATTGTTGAAAACACTGGGATCCGAGAGGAATCAAGCAGAAGAAAGGGTGTCGACAAAACTACTGGAGCAGACTCTTTTGAACCTGATAAACTTTTGCAGTATATGAGATCACTTGCAGAGTCACCATTCTGTTCAGTTGATAGACTAGAACTGGTGCTTGCTCAAGCTCAGCTCACTGCTTTTTGTCATTTCAAGGGATATCGTGAACCACCTGTCTTTAAGGGAAGGGATGCAACATTTGAAAGGGATGCAATGACTTTGGCATTGAATGATGCAGTTGATGAATCAGTCCCTGTTTCCAATGACGAGGAGCAACTACCATCTTCACATAAGAGAAAACAGAATTTGAAAGATAGCGTGCATACTCGGAAGGAGAGAAGTTTGTCAGAGTTGATGAGTGACCGGGAATATTCTCCGGATAGTGAAGATTATTCAGAAGGTAAAGCTCTGAGTAAATCcgggaagaaaaggaaagcagtCGATTCTCTGAATGATGGATCAGATAGAAGAATAACTTTTTATGCTGCAAAAGTTTCTACGACATCTTCAAGTCCTAAGCCATCGTTTAAAGTTGGTGATTGTATTCGTAGAGTAGCCAGCCAACTGACTGGGTCTGCTCCAATTTTGAAAGGCCATAATGATCAAACTGGAACTGATGCTTCTCTGCTAGCAAACGAAGAATCCCAACAAGGACTGACAGTTGTTTCATCAGAAATTTCTTCTTTGGAGGAGATGCTAGCCCAACTTCAGTTGGCAGCTCGTGATCCAAAGAAAGGGTACAGTTTTTTGAGTAAcattattattttcttctcaGGCTTTAGAAATTCAATTGTTAGGAAGCACACATCTGTTGGGAGACCGGGGGGTAGTAGAAAGAGAAAGGCTAATCATACAATTGGAGGATCTACTGAAgaatttgaatttgatgatGTCAATGATTCTTATTGGACTGACAGAATTGTTCAAAATTACTCTGAGGAGCAATTACTACAGAATAATGAGAACGGTGAGACGGATTATCAGCTTGTGGTTTCTGAGCCTACTAAAGCCCATAAATCTGGCCGGAGGTCACAGTCTAGAAAGAGGTATTCTACTGGAAATTATGAAATGTCAGCAGATGAACAACCAGAGGATGCTGATCggaaaaagattgaaatatCACCAGCTGAACTTATATTAACCTTTTCCGAAGGAGATCGTCTCCCATCAGAGATAAATTTGAATAAAATGTTTAGAAGGTTTGGGGCGCTGAAAGAATATGAAACTGAAGTCGATCGTGATTCTCATCGTGCCAGAGTAATTTTTAAAAGGGGTGCTGATGCAGAAGCTGCTCGTAGTAGTGCAGGAAGGATCAATATTTTTGGGTCAATGGTCGTTGGTTACCAGCTTAGCTACTCTTCATCAACCACTTCTAGCACTTTGCCCCTTCTTATGTTGCAAGGATCAGAAGATGCAACCTGA
- the LOC113783739 gene encoding probable RNA-binding protein ARP1, translating into MTMMMNNNNNVSSNGQQNLGDTTLTKVFVGGLAWETPKEAMREHFDKYGEILEAVIISDKVTGRSKGYGFVTFKDAEAAKKACEDATPVINGRRANCNLASLGARRPRPSSNMPPPPPPPQLQGGNVVGVGPRGGNTAAAAPANHLPWYYPGGAPQPGAPAAAPFHHHHQAVPIYGYSPTYIATDMSYSHKLSYTGGSYMNGHFSQVYPGQPMVGANALMPMYPLYHFHQTQTMGLPAHMYSPTAPAPMASAPALTSKPTSISPSTVCLAVE; encoded by the exons ATGACGATGATGAtgaacaacaacaacaatgtAAGTAGTAATGGACAGCAAAACTTGGGTGACACAACGTTGACAAAAGTGTTCGTGGGAGGGTTAGCATGGGAGACTCCGAAAGAAGCCATGAGGGAGCATTTTGACAAATACGGCGAGATCTTGGAGGCTGTCATCATCTCTGACAAAGTCACCGGCAGATCCAAGGGCTATGGCTTT GTAACGTTTAAGGATGCAGAAGCGGCAAAGAAGGCTTGTGAGGATGCCACCCCAGTCATCAACGGCCGGCGTGCCAATTGTAATCTGGCTTCCCTCGGCGCAAGACGTCCAAGGCCTTCCTCTAATAtgcctcctcctcctcctcctccccaaCTCCAAG GTGGCAATGTTGTTGGAGTTGGACCAAGAGGAGGTAATACAGCTGCTGCAGCACCTGCAAATCACTTGCCATGGTATTATCCAGGTGGAGCACCACAGCCAGGTGCTCCTGCTGCAGCACCATTTCATCATCACCATCAAGCTGTTCCAATCTATGG GTACTCTCCGACCTATATTGCCACAGACATGAGTTACAGCCAT AAGCTAAGCTACACTGGGGGGTCCTACATGAACGGGCATTTCTCACAAGTGTACCCTGGTCAACCAATGGTGGGAGCAAATGCATTGATGCCCATGTACCCTCTCTACCATTTCCATCAAACCCAGACAATGGGCCTTCCTGCTCACATGTACTCTCCGACCGCACCTGCCCCAATGGCTTCTGCTCCGGCCTTGACATCAAAGCCCACATCCATTTCTCCCAGCACAG TTTGCTTGGCTGTGGAATAA
- the LOC113781911 gene encoding nuclear transcription factor Y subunit B-1-like produces MAEAPPVSPGGGGVESGGEQSPQSNVREQDRFLPIANIGRIMKKALPANGKIAKDAKDTVQECVSEFISFITSEASDKCQKEKRKTINGDDLLWAMATLGFEDYIEPLKAYLARYRELEGDTRVPARGGDGVSNTVGTQMGSNAELSYTHVGYANSQV; encoded by the exons ATGGCTGAAGCTCCTCCTGTGAGTCCTGGTGGTGGCGGCGTTGAGAGCGGGGGCGAGCAGAGCCCTCAGTCGAACGTTCGGGAGCAGGACCGTTTTCTCCCGATTGCCAACATTGGACGCATAATGAAGAAGGCCTTGCCTGCTAACGGCAAGATTGCAAAGGATGCTAAGGATACTGTTCAGGAATGCGTGTCCGAATTCATCAGCTTCATCACAAGCGa AGCAAGTGACAAGTGtcagaaagagaaaaggaaaaccatAAATGGTGATGATCTGCTTTGGGCAATGGCAACTTTAGGGTTTGAGGATTACATAGAACCACTGAAAGCATATCTGGCTCGATACAGGGAG TTAGAG GGTGACACCAGGGTACCTGCTAGGGGTGGAGATGGAGTTTCTAATACAGTTGGAACTCAGATGGGCTCTAATGCCGAG CTCTCTTACACACATGTGGGTTATGCAAATTCTCAAGTTTAA